Genomic DNA from Desulfurivibrio alkaliphilus AHT 2:
GACCATGGTACGGGGCGACGGCTGCACCCTGCATGATGCCGACGGCCGCGAGTATCTTGATTTTGTGGCCGGGATCGCGGTCTGCAACCTGGGCCACTGCCACCCGGCGGTGACCGCAGCCGTGCGCGAACAGGCTGAAAAACTGGTGCATGTCTCCAACCTTTACCATACCGTGCCGCAAATCGAGCTGGCGGAAAGGCTTTGCGATCAATCTTTTGCCGATCGGGTCTTTTTCTGCAACTCCGGGGCCGAGGCCAACGAGGCGGCCATCAAGCTGGCCCGCAAGGCCGGCGGCGAGGGCCGGTATGAAATAATTTCGCTCACCGGCTCTTTCCACGGCCGGACCCTGGCCACCGTGGCCGCCACCGGTCAGAGCAAGTTCCATGAGGGTTTCGAGCCCCTGCCCGCCGGTTTTATCCACGCCCCCTTCGGCGACCTGGTGGGGCTGGAGCGGCTGATCGGGCCGCAAACCTGTGCCGTGCTTTGCGAGCCATTGCAGGGGGAGGGCGGGGTGCGCCCCCTGGCGCCGGAATATTTGCAGGGGATTCGCGAACTCTGTAATCGCCATGGCCTGCTGCTGATCTTCGATGAAGTGCAGGTGGGCATGGGGCGCACCGGCAGCCTGCTGGCCCATGAGCAGCTCGGGGTGACCCCGGACATCATCACCTTGGCCAAGGGCCTGGCCAACGGCCTGCCCATGGGGGCCATGCTGGCCGGGGAAGAGGTGGCGGCGGCCTTCACCCCCGGCAGCCACGCCTCCACCTTCGGCGGCAACCCGCTGGCGGCGGCCGCCGCCCTGGCGGTGCTCGACACCCTGCTGTCCCCGGACTTTCTGGCCGAGGTAAGAGAAAAAGGCGCCTACCTGGCCGCCGGCCTCAATGAACTGGTGCGGCGCTACCCCGATCGCTTGCAGGAGGTGCGCGGCCTGGGCCTGATCCAGGGCCTGGTGCTGCAGCAGGAGTTTCGCGAGCAGGGCCCGGCCATGGTGCAAAAACTGTTCGAGCGGGGCCTGCTGCTGAATTTTGCCGGCAATACCGCCCTGCGCTTTATTCCGCCGCTGGTGGTCAGCCGGCCGGAAATCGATCGGGCCGTGGAGCTGGTGGCTGAAGTCGTGGTTTAACAGGGCGGGAAAAAGACCTTTACAAAGGTGGTTGATATTTTGTAAGTGTTGATGTTCGCTCCCGGGCCGGGAGGTCTGCCGTAACAGCGGGTTCCGGCGGGTCCGGGCCGGGGTAAAAAGAAACTTGTATTCAACCTGATAACGGAAAAAACATGGCACGACATCTGCTGAGCCTGGCGGATTTCAGCGGCGCCGAGCTGGCCGCCCTGATCGACCGGGCCCTGGTCCTGAAAAAGGAGCGCCGGGAAGGGGTTCGTCACCGGGACCTGGCAGGGCGCACCATCGCCCTGGTTTTTGAAAAACCCTCCACCCGTACCCGGGTCTCCTTCGAGGCCGCCATGTACGGCCTGGGCGGCCAGGTCATTTATCTTTCTTCCCGCGACACCCAGTTGGCCCGCAACGAGCCCCTGAAAGACATGGCCCGGGTCATGGCCCGCTACGTCGATGGCCTGGTGGTGCGTACCTTCGGCCAGCAGATCGTCGATGAGCTGGCCCGTTATTCCGAAGTGCCGGTGATCAACGCCCTTACCGACCTGCATCATCCCTGTCAGGTGCTCAGCGACCTGATGACGGTGATCGAGCATAAAGGCGAGCTTAAGCAACTGAAAATCGCCTGGGTGGGAGACGGCAACAACATGGCCAACTCCTGGATCCAGGCCGCCGCCCGCCTGGGCTTCGCCCTGACCCTGGCCTGCCCCGAGGGCTATGAACCCGATCTCGACATCCTCAAGGCCGCCCGGGCCGAGGCCGAGCGGCCCATCAACCTGGTCCGCGACCCCATCGAGGCGGTGGCCGAGGCCGATGTGATCAACACCGACGTCTGGGCCAGCATGGGCCAGGAGGATGAGCAGCTCCAGCGGCTCCAGGTTTTCCGCCCCTACCAGATCAACGAGCGCCTGCTGGCCCAGGCCGATGGCCGGGCCGTGGTGCTGCACTGCCTGCCGGCCCACCGGGATGAAGAGATCACCGAGGCGGTGCTGGAAGGGCCGCAGTCGGTGGTCTGGGACCAGGCGGAAAACAAGATGCATATCCACGCGGCCATCCTGGCCGATTTCATTGCAAGGAAATAAAAGATGATCCCCAAAGTGAACAAGATCGTGCTGGCCTATTCCGGCGGCCTGGACACCTCGGTTATTCTGCGTTGGCTCAAGGAAACCTGCAACTGCCCGGTGGTGGCCTACGCCGCCGATATCGGCCAGGAGGAAGACTGGGAGGCGGTACGGCAGAAGGGCCTGGCCACCGGTGCCGACGAGGTGATAATCTCCGATCTCAAGGAAGAATTCGTCCGCGATTACGTCTTCCCCGCCTTCCGGGCCAACGCCATTTACGAAGGCTCCTACCTGCTGGGCACCTCCCTGGCCCGGCCGGTGATCGCCAAGGAACAGGTGCGAATTGCCGAGGCCTGCGGGGCCGACGCCGTCAGCCACGGCGCCACCGGCAAGGGCAACGACCAGGTGCGCTTCGAACTCTCCTACCTGGCCTTGAACCCCAAACTGACCATCATCGCTCCCTGGCGGGTCTGGGACCTCAACTCCCGCACCAAGCTCATGGCCTATGCCGAAAAACACGGCATTCCGGTGCCGGTGACCAAGGAGAAGCCCTACAGCTCCGATGAAAACCTGCTGCATATCAGTTTTGAAGGCGGCATCCTGGAAGACCCCTGGAACGAGCCGGAAGAGGCCATGTTCAAACTCTCGGTGGCCCCGGAAAAGGCGCCGGACAAGCCCACCTACCTGGAACTTACCTTCGAGCAGGGCAACCCGGTGGCCATTGACGGCGAGCGCCTCGGCCCGGCGGCGATGCTGGCCCGGCTCAATCAGTTGGGCGGCGCCAACGGCGTGGGGCGGCTGGACATGGTGGAAAACCGTTTTGTCGGCATGAAGTCCCGGGGGGTTTATGAAACCCCGGGGGGCACCATCCTGCGGGCCGCCCACCGCGACCTGGAGACCATCACCCTGGACCGCGAGGTCATGAAGATCCGCGACTCGCTGGTGCCGCGCTATTCCGAGTTGATCTACAACGGCTTCTGGTTCTCGCCGGAAATGAAGATGCTGCAAAACACCGTCGATTACGCCCAGAGCACGGTCAACGGGGTGGTGCGGCTGAAGTTGTACAAGGGCAACTGTATCCCGGTGGGCCGCAAATCGGAAAATTCGCTCTACCAGGAGAGTTTTGCCACCTTTGAAGAGGACGAGGTCTACCGCCAGGCCGACGCCGAAGGCTTCATCCGCCTGCAGGGGCTACGCTTAACCATGCAGGCCCTGGGTAAACGCTGAGCAGCACCGCATCTTTTGGTTGTGGCAACGGGGTGGGGGCCGCGATTACCGGTAGCGGCTCATTCTCGGCGGGCATCCTGCCCGCCTCCGAGGTGCGGGCGGCCTCCTACGCGTCCATGCGTCCGGCCGCCCGCAAACCCGCCGCTACCGGTAATCGCGGCCCCCGTCCAGGCGCGACTTTGACTGGGTCTGGTGAATGCCCTGCTGGAGAAACGTTGAACTAATCATCACCCTTTTGAGGATCATATACATTGAAGCAGCAGCAAACCGGCGACATGAAGATGTGGGGGGGGCGTTTTGCGGAGAAAACCGCCGCCTCGGTGGAGGCCTTTACCTGCTCGGTCCATTTCGATTGCCGGCTCTACCGCCACGACATCGCCGGCAGCCGGGCCCATGCCCGGATGTTGGCCCGCCAGGGGTTGATCAGCGACGAGGAGTGCCGGTTGATCCTGGGCGGCCTTGATGAAATTGAAGGCGAGATCGAGCGGGGCGAGTTTGTATTCCGGCCGGAGCTGGAAGATATTCACATGAATATCGAAAAAGCCCTGGCGGAAAGGATCGGCCCCGCCGGGGAAAAGCTGCATACCGCCCGCAGCCGCAACGATCAGGTGAACCTGGATTTCCGCCTCTATCTGCGGGAGGAGTGCGACCGCCTGGACGGCCTGCTGGCCGAGCTGCAGCGTTCCCTGGTAACCCAGGCCCGCCGCTGGCGGCAAACGGTGATGCCCGGTTACACCCATTTGCAACGGGCCCAGCCGGTGCTGGTGGCCCATCATCTGCTGGCTTACTTTGAGATGTTCAAGCGCGACCGCCAGCGCCTGGCCGACTGCCGGCGGCGGATCAACGTCCTGCCCCTGGGGGCGGCGGCCCTGGCCGGTACCGGCCTGCCCATCGACCGCGAGTATGTCGCCGAGTTGCTCGATTTCCCCCAGGTCTCGGCCAACAGCCTGGATACCGTGGCCGATCGCGATTTCGTCATCGAATTTGCTTCCGCCGCCGCCCTGATCCAGGTCCACTTGAGCCGGCTGGCCGAAGAGTTGGTGCTCTGGACCAGCGAGGAGTTTGCCTTCGTCGAGTTGCCCGATGCCTTCTGCACCGGCAGTTCCATCATGCCCCAGAAGAAAAACCCCGACGTGCCGGAGTTGATCCGCGGCAAGTCCGGCCGGGTGGTGGGCCACCTGATGGCCCTGCTGACCCTGCTCAAGGGGTTGCCGCTGGCCTATAACCGCGACCTCCAGGAGGACAAGGAGCCGATCTTCGACACCGTGGACACCGTTTCCGCCTCCCTGGCCCTGGCTGCCGAATTGATGGCCGGGCTCAACTTCCGGGAAGAAAAACTGGCGGCGGCCCTGCGCCGGGGCTGCATGACCGCCACCGACCTGGCCGATTACCTGGTACGCAAGCAGGTGCCATTCCGCCAGGCCCACGCCATCGTCGGCCGCGCCGTGGCCTACGCCCTGGAGCAGGGTCGCGATGTGGCCGAGCTGAGCCTGGTCGAGTTGAAGCGTTTTGCCGAGTGCATCGAAGAGGATGTCTTTGCCGTGCTCTCGGTGGAGGGCTCGGTGAACAGCCGTAACTCCCTGGGCGGCACCGGCGGGGCGCGGGTGGATGAGGCCCTGGCCCAGGCCGAAAGCGAGATCTAGAGTGCGATACCCGGTCTTTTGGGTGTTGTGGTTGCCGCTGCTGTTGCTGGCGGCAGGTTGCGGGAAGAAGACCGACCCTTTGCCGCCGGCAGAAATTTTGCCGGCCCCCATTGCCGACCTGGACGTTGTATTGGATCAGCGCGGGATCGAGCTTTCCTGGACCGTGCCGCGCCGCACCGTACAGGGGGAGCGCCTGCCTTACCGGGTGAAAAAATTTAAGCTCTACCGGGCGGTGGTGCCGCAGGAGGAGTACCGGGAAGACGAGCCGCCCCCCTTTGGCCGCCCGCTTACCGTGGCCAATGAACTGGCCGCCGGGGAGCGCCTGGTTTACCGCGAAACCCTCCTGCTGCCCGGCCATCGCTATAGCTATCAGGTGAAGAGCCGGGCCGGCTGGTTGCTGGCCAGTGAGCCGTCCAACCTTGTTGATTTCACCTGGCTGGCCCCGCCGGGGGCGCCCCGAGCCCTGGCCGCCGAGGCCGGTGATCGGGTGGTGGAATTGCGGTGGCAGCCGCCGCGGGAAATTCCCGCCCTGCCGGCCGAAGTGTCGGCCGAGCTGCGCTACCAGCTTTACCGTTCCCGCGACGGGAAAGATTTTACCGCTCTGGCCACCACCGCTGAGCTTCACCATCTCGACCGGGAGGTGGTGGGGGGGCGGACCTACTATTACCGGGTACGGGCCATGGCGGTGCTGGGTGAAACCCGGGTGGCCGGGCCGGTTGGGGCCACGGTGTCGGTGACGGCTCGGGATCTGACCCCGCCGACGGCCCCGCTCCTGGAGGCGGCGGTACCGGTGCGGGAAGGGGTGCGGCTGCTCTGGGAAATGCCGGATGATCGAAGAATTGCTGAATTTATCGTGCTGCGCCGCCTGCCCGGCGAAGATGAGGGCCGGGAAATCGGCCGGCAACGGGCTCCGGCCCTGAGCCACTTGGATCGCCACCCCCCGGCGGAGGCCGATGTCTGGTATTATCGCCTGGTTGCCGTGGATGTGGAAGGCAACCGCAGTGAGCCGGGTAACGAACTGCGCTTTCGTCGCCCGTAACCGAACAGCCGCACCGCATCTTCGGGCGATCAGCCAGGCTTACGTACAGGGGGTACGCTGCGCCTGGCTGCTTGCCCGAACCTGCGGCACTGCTGAACGGTTACGGCCCGTTAGACCGGCAGGTTAGTACTCCTGCTGAACGGTTACGTTTTTACACACTTTGCAGAGGTCGTTTGATGGATCATTTTCAATACCGCGACGGGGTGTTGGGTGCCGAGGAGGTGCCGGTGCCGGCCATTGCCGAGGCCGTGGGTACGCCTTTTTACCTTTACAGCACTGCCACCCTGGAGCGCCACTTCAAGGCCCTGGATGACTCCTTTGCCGATCTGGCCCACCTGACCTGTTTTGCCGTCAAGGCCTGCTCCAATATCGCCATCCTCCGGCTTTTCGCCAGGCTGGGCGGTGGGGCCGACATAGTCTCCGGCGGCGAGCTTTACCGGGCCCTGGCCGCCGGGATTGATCCCGGCAAGATCGTTTATTCCGGGGTGGGCAAGACCCGGGCCGAAATTCGCCAGGCCATTGAAGCCGGGATTTTGATGTTCAACCTGGAATCGGAGCAGGAGCTGGAGGTGGTGGCCCAATGTGCCACCGAACTGCAGACCACGGCCCGGATTTCCTTTCGGGTCAACCCCGACGTGGACCCCCAGACCCACGCCTACATCTCCACCGGCCTGGCCAAAAACAAGTTCGGGATTCCCATCGCCGAAGCGCCGGCGGTTTACCGCCGGGCGCGTGAGCTGGCCGGGGTGGAGATTGTTGGGGTAAGCTGCCATATCGGTTCGCAACTGACCAAGGTGTCGCCCTTTGTCGACACCATCGACAAGCTTAAAAAATTCCTCGCCCGGCTGGCCGCCGATGGCATTGCCGTTAAATATCTCGATATCGGCGGCGGCTTAGGTATCAAGTATAATCAGGAAGAGCCGCCCGAACCGGCCGCTTA
This window encodes:
- a CDS encoding acetylornithine transaminase encodes the protein MSENEQWNQRGNRVLMNTYGRLPVTMVRGDGCTLHDADGREYLDFVAGIAVCNLGHCHPAVTAAVREQAEKLVHVSNLYHTVPQIELAERLCDQSFADRVFFCNSGAEANEAAIKLARKAGGEGRYEIISLTGSFHGRTLATVAATGQSKFHEGFEPLPAGFIHAPFGDLVGLERLIGPQTCAVLCEPLQGEGGVRPLAPEYLQGIRELCNRHGLLLIFDEVQVGMGRTGSLLAHEQLGVTPDIITLAKGLANGLPMGAMLAGEEVAAAFTPGSHASTFGGNPLAAAAALAVLDTLLSPDFLAEVREKGAYLAAGLNELVRRYPDRLQEVRGLGLIQGLVLQQEFREQGPAMVQKLFERGLLLNFAGNTALRFIPPLVVSRPEIDRAVELVAEVVV
- the argF gene encoding ornithine carbamoyltransferase; its protein translation is MARHLLSLADFSGAELAALIDRALVLKKERREGVRHRDLAGRTIALVFEKPSTRTRVSFEAAMYGLGGQVIYLSSRDTQLARNEPLKDMARVMARYVDGLVVRTFGQQIVDELARYSEVPVINALTDLHHPCQVLSDLMTVIEHKGELKQLKIAWVGDGNNMANSWIQAAARLGFALTLACPEGYEPDLDILKAARAEAERPINLVRDPIEAVAEADVINTDVWASMGQEDEQLQRLQVFRPYQINERLLAQADGRAVVLHCLPAHRDEEITEAVLEGPQSVVWDQAENKMHIHAAILADFIARK
- a CDS encoding argininosuccinate synthase, which translates into the protein MIPKVNKIVLAYSGGLDTSVILRWLKETCNCPVVAYAADIGQEEDWEAVRQKGLATGADEVIISDLKEEFVRDYVFPAFRANAIYEGSYLLGTSLARPVIAKEQVRIAEACGADAVSHGATGKGNDQVRFELSYLALNPKLTIIAPWRVWDLNSRTKLMAYAEKHGIPVPVTKEKPYSSDENLLHISFEGGILEDPWNEPEEAMFKLSVAPEKAPDKPTYLELTFEQGNPVAIDGERLGPAAMLARLNQLGGANGVGRLDMVENRFVGMKSRGVYETPGGTILRAAHRDLETITLDREVMKIRDSLVPRYSELIYNGFWFSPEMKMLQNTVDYAQSTVNGVVRLKLYKGNCIPVGRKSENSLYQESFATFEEDEVYRQADAEGFIRLQGLRLTMQALGKR
- the argH gene encoding argininosuccinate lyase, giving the protein MKQQQTGDMKMWGGRFAEKTAASVEAFTCSVHFDCRLYRHDIAGSRAHARMLARQGLISDEECRLILGGLDEIEGEIERGEFVFRPELEDIHMNIEKALAERIGPAGEKLHTARSRNDQVNLDFRLYLREECDRLDGLLAELQRSLVTQARRWRQTVMPGYTHLQRAQPVLVAHHLLAYFEMFKRDRQRLADCRRRINVLPLGAAALAGTGLPIDREYVAELLDFPQVSANSLDTVADRDFVIEFASAAALIQVHLSRLAEELVLWTSEEFAFVELPDAFCTGSSIMPQKKNPDVPELIRGKSGRVVGHLMALLTLLKGLPLAYNRDLQEDKEPIFDTVDTVSASLALAAELMAGLNFREEKLAAALRRGCMTATDLADYLVRKQVPFRQAHAIVGRAVAYALEQGRDVAELSLVELKRFAECIEEDVFAVLSVEGSVNSRNSLGGTGGARVDEALAQAESEI
- a CDS encoding fibronectin type III domain-containing protein, producing MRYPVFWVLWLPLLLLAAGCGKKTDPLPPAEILPAPIADLDVVLDQRGIELSWTVPRRTVQGERLPYRVKKFKLYRAVVPQEEYREDEPPPFGRPLTVANELAAGERLVYRETLLLPGHRYSYQVKSRAGWLLASEPSNLVDFTWLAPPGAPRALAAEAGDRVVELRWQPPREIPALPAEVSAELRYQLYRSRDGKDFTALATTAELHHLDREVVGGRTYYYRVRAMAVLGETRVAGPVGATVSVTARDLTPPTAPLLEAAVPVREGVRLLWEMPDDRRIAEFIVLRRLPGEDEGREIGRQRAPALSHLDRHPPAEADVWYYRLVAVDVEGNRSEPGNELRFRRP
- the lysA gene encoding diaminopimelate decarboxylase, giving the protein MDHFQYRDGVLGAEEVPVPAIAEAVGTPFYLYSTATLERHFKALDDSFADLAHLTCFAVKACSNIAILRLFARLGGGADIVSGGELYRALAAGIDPGKIVYSGVGKTRAEIRQAIEAGILMFNLESEQELEVVAQCATELQTTARISFRVNPDVDPQTHAYISTGLAKNKFGIPIAEAPAVYRRARELAGVEIVGVSCHIGSQLTKVSPFVDTIDKLKKFLARLAADGIAVKYLDIGGGLGIKYNQEEPPEPAAYGAAVRQALGELDCTLILEPGRVIVGNAGIMVTRVLYTKSGPKSSPENSHNGQKKFIVVDAGMNDLFRPSLYDAYHAIVPVVQGDGATQTADVVGPICETGDFLARDQEVPAARPGELLAVKSAGAYGFTMASNYNSRPRVAEVLVNGTEFHVIRRRESYEDLIRGEEIPAFLNRS